From Oryza sativa Japonica Group chromosome 4, ASM3414082v1, one genomic window encodes:
- the LOC4335199 gene encoding uncharacterized protein isoform X1: protein MKGGRLHRLERPPAAHITTAAAATTPAPAPADDWGDGSWTVDCSCGITYDDGEEMVSCDECNVWVHTRCARYVRGVHISFSCHNCKAKRAPSSADEAEVAELLAELPTHRPRPLYRRWAEVPLPSRVHVHGLPGGTDTALFRSAAPSPVFSSALWRCAGYVPKRFGFRYCEFPYWADDKDGANALFALAREKRKEKAETRFPLRLGAIHKDKNYVRTLSICGDKVDGVEHSVDDDAKRTSPPSDAKKRGTSISIVEPDTWDNGCEKKRDFDVPASEDQHAKTNMVNSDLHVLVEAKKKRASSSERSGDKKCSASKEITGMLKKYEPKESKRLVISSGVATTAAVAEQEVHSRFVKGSVYEGLDGNQNVGLQTGVRSNGVVKRDDAKRSNGDVQSDAAPEKMNEGLDLQKQSNQTSNLLVVGGVPDLQTNQSESLTIKKEASTDDHERTEAIQFVSDEHKSGKQDTAMLSTLQRHSSKLASDLVYQHPKSETQNPMHTIPEHPNSSLEPSSEETTVRLVKKDQTRLVSSADSENDFAKKSESSQDRTRSSDKVQLKGFVPSAPKSSQGSRTYVSSAKNRFIVPKEQLQKTSTEGNAPPGSLQGEVAPLHSRNKAMPLSFYQRKDKIHHRSIHITQDTSNSSASAELQSTETTASLSDEQLALLLHQQLNSSPRVPRVPRCHQASTMQMLHPTGASVFSKRSSAHGGRDQALVLKKRNKDDAWRDNDETKKTGKVSSVERRHRDSSTERVLAAKDSCKFTENIESEQRNRGICSTGATSGVGNDAPIDRGVSHDLPGLIEEIISKNTNITYGELCNAIRQHWGDLSKPNVENNAYPNYLHAVNDCLRNRNDWAHLVDQAAMMNPNKRRKVEESDSLSADVLATEKTNKEAKRGPEDTNAESHHEILPRGKRKARKCRRLELKGRRVNDTRKRSSFDSASDDDDTTLSDSSSDRNDTPMDKSLEDSFVIAKNADSSS, encoded by the exons ATGAAGGGGGGCCGCTTGCACCGTCTGGagcggccgcccgccgcccacatcaccaccgccgcagccgccaccaCGCCCGCTCCGGCGCCCGCCGATGATTGGGGGGATGGCTCGTGGACGGTGGACTGCTCGTGCGGCATCACGTACGACGACGGGGAGGAGATGGTGAGCTGCGACGAGTGCAACGTCTGGGTGCACACGCGGTGCGCCCGCTACGTCCGCGGCGTGCACATCTCTTTCTCTTGCCACAACTGCAAGGCCAAGcgcgccccctcctccgccgacgAGGCTGAGGTCGCCGAGCTCCTGGCCGAGCTGCCCACCCACCGCCCACGGCCGTTGTACCGCCGATGGGCTGAAGTCCCTCTCCCCTCCCGTGTCCATGTCCACGGGCTTCCAGGCGGTACAGACACCGCCCTATTCCGCAGCGCCGCACCCTCCCCTGTATTCTCGTCCGCCCTATGGCGCTGTGCTGGGTACGTACCCAAGAGATTCGGCTTCCGCTACTGCGAATTCCCCTACTGGGCTGATGACAAGGACGGTGCCAACGCTCTATTTGCGCTGGCTAGAGAGAAGCGCAAGGAAAAGGCAGAGACTAGGTTCCCTCTCCGCCTTGGAGCCATACACAAGGACAAGAATTATGTCAGGACGCTGAGCATTTGCGGCGATAAGGTGGATGGCGTTGAGCACTCTGTGGACGATGACGCAAAGAGGACATCTCCACCAAGTGATGCAAAGAAGAGAG GAACATCCATTAGCATTGTAGAGCCTGATACTTGGGACAATGGTTGTGAGAAGAAAAGGGATTTTGATGTGCCAGCTAGTGAGGATCAGCATGCCAAAACAAACATGGTAAATTCTGATTTGCACGTGCTTGTTGAAGCTAAGAAGAAGAGGGCTTCATCCTCAGAACGAAGTGGGGATAAGAAGTGCTCTGCCTCGAAGGAAATTACTGGGATGCTAAAGAAATATGAACCTAAGGAGTCCAAGCGATTGGTGATATCCTCAGGAGTTGCAACAACGGCAGCTGTAGCAGAGCAAGAAGTGCACTCACGATTTGTGAAG GGTAGCGTGTATGAAGGACTAGACGGGAATCAAAATGTAGGTTTACAGACTGGAGTAAGATCGAATGGAG TTGTGAAAAGGGATGATGCCAAACGATCAAATGGAGATGTCCAGAGCGATGCTGCTCCTGAGAAAATGAATGAGGGTCTGGATCTTCAGAAGCAATCAAATCAAACTTCAAATCTTCTGGTTGTTGGTGGTGTACCGGATTTACAGACTAACCAGTCAGAATCATTGACTATCAAGAAGGAAGCATCTACAGATGATCATGAGAGAACCGAGGCTATCCAGTTTGTAAGTGATGAGCATAAAAGTGGAAAACAAGATACTGCAATGTTATCAACCCTTCAGAGGCATTCGTCCAAGTTAGCATCTGACTTAGTTTATCAACATCCAAAGTCTGAAACACAAAATCCGATGCACACAATACCAGAGCATCCAAACTCAAGTTTAG AACCATCATCAGAAGAAACTACTGTTCGTTTGGTAAAGAAGGATCAGACAAGGTTGGTCTCATCCGCTGACAGCgaaaatgattttgcaaaaaaatctgAGAGTTCCCAGGATCGCACAAGATCCTCTGATAAAGTTCAATTGAAAGGCTTTGTTCCGTCTGCGCCAAAATCATCTCAAGGAAGTAGAACATATGTATCTTCTGCCAAAAATAGATTTATAGTGCCAAAGGAGCAGTTGCAAAAGACATCAACTGAAGGAAACGCTCCACCAGGGTCATTACAAGGTGAAGTGGCACCCTTACATTCTCGTAATAAGGCAATGCCTTTGAGCTTTTACCAAAGAAAGGACAAGATCCACCACCGCTCTATTCATATCACACAGGACACTTCCAATAGTTCAGCATCGGCTGAGCTGCAATCTACTGAAACAACAGCTTCATTGAGCGATGAACAG CTTGCATTGTTATTACATCAACAATTGAACAGCTCCCCCAGAGTACCAAGGGTGCCACGTTGTCATCAAGCATCTACCATGCAGATGCTACATCCAACTGGAGCTAGTGTGTTCTCAAAACGGTCTTCAGCACATGGAGGAAGGGATCAAGCACTG GTCTTAAAGAAGAGGAACAAAGATGATGCATGGAGAGATAATGATGAGACCAAGAAGACAGGAAAGGTGTCTAGTGTTGAACGGAGGCATAGAGATAGTAGCACAGAACGTGTCCTTGCTGCAAAAGACTCATGCAAATTTACTGAAAATATAGAATCAGAACAGAGAAATCGTGGCATTTGTTCAACTGGAGCCACCTCTGGCGTAGGAAATGATGCTCCAATAGATAGAGGTGTTTCacatgatttacctg GGTTGATTGAGGAAATCATTAGCAAAAATACAAACATAACATATGGTGAACTGTGCAACGCTATTCGCCAG CATTGGGGGGATTTAAGTAAACCCAACGTGGAAAACAATGCATACCCCAACTATTTACATGCTGTTAACGATTGTCTTAGGAACAGGAATGACTGGGCTCACCTTGTTGACCAGGCTGCAATG ATGAATCCAAACAAGCGCCGGAAGGTAGAGGAAAGTGACTCTTTGTCAGCAGATGTACTGGCAACCGAGAAGACAAATAAAGAGGCTAAAAGGGGTCCAGAAGACACAAATGCTGAATCACACCATGAAATTCTGCCAAGGGGCAAACGCAAGGCTCGGAAATGCAGGCGTCTTGAACTGAAAGGGAGGAGAGTCAACGATACGAGGAAGAGATCTAGCTTTGATTCGGcctctgatgatgatgataccacCTTGTCGGATTCCAGTAGTGACAGAAATGACACCCCTATGGATAAGAGCCTAGAAGATAGTTTTGTTATAGCTAAGAATGCAGATTCAAGTTCATAG
- the LOC4335199 gene encoding uncharacterized protein isoform X2: MKGGRLHRLERPPAAHITTAAAATTPAPAPADDWGDGSWTVDCSCGITYDDGEEMVSCDECNVWVHTRCARYVRGVHISFSCHNCKAKRAPSSADEAEVAELLAELPTHRPRPLYRRWAEVPLPSRVHVHGLPGGTDTALFRSAAPSPVFSSALWRCAGYVPKRFGFRYCEFPYWADDKDGANALFALAREKRKEKAETRFPLRLGAIHKDKNYVRTLSICGDKVDGVEHSVDDDAKRTSPPSDAKKRGTSISIVEPDTWDNGCEKKRDFDVPASEDQHAKTNMVNSDLHVLVEAKKKRASSSERSGDKKCSASKEITGMLKKYEPKESKRLVISSGVATTAAVAEQEVHSRFVKGSVYEGLDGNQNVGLQTGVRSNGVVKRDDAKRSNGDVQSDAAPEKMNEGLDLQKQSNQTSNLLVVGGVPDLQTNQSESLTIKKEASTDDHERTEAIQFVSDEHKSGKQDTAMLSTLQRHSSKLASDLVYQHPKSETQNPMHTIPEHPNSSLEPSSEETTVRLVKKDQTRLVSSADSENDFAKKSESSQDRTRSSDKVQLKGFVPSAPKSSQGSRTYVSSAKNRFIVPKEQLQKTSTEGNAPPGSLQGEVAPLHSRNKAMPLSFYQRKDKIHHRSIHITQDTSNSSASAELQSTETTASLSDEQLALLLHQQLNSSPRVPRVPRCHQASTMQMLHPTGASVFSKRSSAHGGRDQALVLKKRNKDDAWRDNDETKKTGKVSSVERRHRDSSTERVLAAKDSCKFTENIESEQRNRGICSTGATSGVGNDAPIDRGLIEEIISKNTNITYGELCNAIRQHWGDLSKPNVENNAYPNYLHAVNDCLRNRNDWAHLVDQAAMMNPNKRRKVEESDSLSADVLATEKTNKEAKRGPEDTNAESHHEILPRGKRKARKCRRLELKGRRVNDTRKRSSFDSASDDDDTTLSDSSSDRNDTPMDKSLEDSFVIAKNADSSS, from the exons ATGAAGGGGGGCCGCTTGCACCGTCTGGagcggccgcccgccgcccacatcaccaccgccgcagccgccaccaCGCCCGCTCCGGCGCCCGCCGATGATTGGGGGGATGGCTCGTGGACGGTGGACTGCTCGTGCGGCATCACGTACGACGACGGGGAGGAGATGGTGAGCTGCGACGAGTGCAACGTCTGGGTGCACACGCGGTGCGCCCGCTACGTCCGCGGCGTGCACATCTCTTTCTCTTGCCACAACTGCAAGGCCAAGcgcgccccctcctccgccgacgAGGCTGAGGTCGCCGAGCTCCTGGCCGAGCTGCCCACCCACCGCCCACGGCCGTTGTACCGCCGATGGGCTGAAGTCCCTCTCCCCTCCCGTGTCCATGTCCACGGGCTTCCAGGCGGTACAGACACCGCCCTATTCCGCAGCGCCGCACCCTCCCCTGTATTCTCGTCCGCCCTATGGCGCTGTGCTGGGTACGTACCCAAGAGATTCGGCTTCCGCTACTGCGAATTCCCCTACTGGGCTGATGACAAGGACGGTGCCAACGCTCTATTTGCGCTGGCTAGAGAGAAGCGCAAGGAAAAGGCAGAGACTAGGTTCCCTCTCCGCCTTGGAGCCATACACAAGGACAAGAATTATGTCAGGACGCTGAGCATTTGCGGCGATAAGGTGGATGGCGTTGAGCACTCTGTGGACGATGACGCAAAGAGGACATCTCCACCAAGTGATGCAAAGAAGAGAG GAACATCCATTAGCATTGTAGAGCCTGATACTTGGGACAATGGTTGTGAGAAGAAAAGGGATTTTGATGTGCCAGCTAGTGAGGATCAGCATGCCAAAACAAACATGGTAAATTCTGATTTGCACGTGCTTGTTGAAGCTAAGAAGAAGAGGGCTTCATCCTCAGAACGAAGTGGGGATAAGAAGTGCTCTGCCTCGAAGGAAATTACTGGGATGCTAAAGAAATATGAACCTAAGGAGTCCAAGCGATTGGTGATATCCTCAGGAGTTGCAACAACGGCAGCTGTAGCAGAGCAAGAAGTGCACTCACGATTTGTGAAG GGTAGCGTGTATGAAGGACTAGACGGGAATCAAAATGTAGGTTTACAGACTGGAGTAAGATCGAATGGAG TTGTGAAAAGGGATGATGCCAAACGATCAAATGGAGATGTCCAGAGCGATGCTGCTCCTGAGAAAATGAATGAGGGTCTGGATCTTCAGAAGCAATCAAATCAAACTTCAAATCTTCTGGTTGTTGGTGGTGTACCGGATTTACAGACTAACCAGTCAGAATCATTGACTATCAAGAAGGAAGCATCTACAGATGATCATGAGAGAACCGAGGCTATCCAGTTTGTAAGTGATGAGCATAAAAGTGGAAAACAAGATACTGCAATGTTATCAACCCTTCAGAGGCATTCGTCCAAGTTAGCATCTGACTTAGTTTATCAACATCCAAAGTCTGAAACACAAAATCCGATGCACACAATACCAGAGCATCCAAACTCAAGTTTAG AACCATCATCAGAAGAAACTACTGTTCGTTTGGTAAAGAAGGATCAGACAAGGTTGGTCTCATCCGCTGACAGCgaaaatgattttgcaaaaaaatctgAGAGTTCCCAGGATCGCACAAGATCCTCTGATAAAGTTCAATTGAAAGGCTTTGTTCCGTCTGCGCCAAAATCATCTCAAGGAAGTAGAACATATGTATCTTCTGCCAAAAATAGATTTATAGTGCCAAAGGAGCAGTTGCAAAAGACATCAACTGAAGGAAACGCTCCACCAGGGTCATTACAAGGTGAAGTGGCACCCTTACATTCTCGTAATAAGGCAATGCCTTTGAGCTTTTACCAAAGAAAGGACAAGATCCACCACCGCTCTATTCATATCACACAGGACACTTCCAATAGTTCAGCATCGGCTGAGCTGCAATCTACTGAAACAACAGCTTCATTGAGCGATGAACAG CTTGCATTGTTATTACATCAACAATTGAACAGCTCCCCCAGAGTACCAAGGGTGCCACGTTGTCATCAAGCATCTACCATGCAGATGCTACATCCAACTGGAGCTAGTGTGTTCTCAAAACGGTCTTCAGCACATGGAGGAAGGGATCAAGCACTG GTCTTAAAGAAGAGGAACAAAGATGATGCATGGAGAGATAATGATGAGACCAAGAAGACAGGAAAGGTGTCTAGTGTTGAACGGAGGCATAGAGATAGTAGCACAGAACGTGTCCTTGCTGCAAAAGACTCATGCAAATTTACTGAAAATATAGAATCAGAACAGAGAAATCGTGGCATTTGTTCAACTGGAGCCACCTCTGGCGTAGGAAATGATGCTCCAATAGATAGAG GGTTGATTGAGGAAATCATTAGCAAAAATACAAACATAACATATGGTGAACTGTGCAACGCTATTCGCCAG CATTGGGGGGATTTAAGTAAACCCAACGTGGAAAACAATGCATACCCCAACTATTTACATGCTGTTAACGATTGTCTTAGGAACAGGAATGACTGGGCTCACCTTGTTGACCAGGCTGCAATG ATGAATCCAAACAAGCGCCGGAAGGTAGAGGAAAGTGACTCTTTGTCAGCAGATGTACTGGCAACCGAGAAGACAAATAAAGAGGCTAAAAGGGGTCCAGAAGACACAAATGCTGAATCACACCATGAAATTCTGCCAAGGGGCAAACGCAAGGCTCGGAAATGCAGGCGTCTTGAACTGAAAGGGAGGAGAGTCAACGATACGAGGAAGAGATCTAGCTTTGATTCGGcctctgatgatgatgataccacCTTGTCGGATTCCAGTAGTGACAGAAATGACACCCCTATGGATAAGAGCCTAGAAGATAGTTTTGTTATAGCTAAGAATGCAGATTCAAGTTCATAG